The following proteins are co-located in the Heliorestis convoluta genome:
- a CDS encoding ParM/StbA family protein, with translation MTRARKSSTASVTPAIPMANRIAIDVGYRQVKAVSARSRISFPSSVAPARTFSASGIARLENYQVTIDGEPFFVGDLAEREASNSLIEQTERTKHHNQEHDVLILTAARLLNAEPGCHLAVGLPIAYFADQRVDLQRSLTQLEAEVSVDGMKPREIFFDNIIVYPQGAAALLTLKSLPQEGMVSLIDIGQRTTDYITARIQDGRVTPVLSQTGSIEIGVADYYRAIGEIYQAHTGAPANGNRIQDVIKRQGRIAYRRKIIDLSDDMLKAQTMIAKAIGDRIKKSLAEIHYDLDAIYMAGGGSHVFPRLVEDMQATVIEDPVWANSLGFLKLLE, from the coding sequence ATGACAAGAGCACGCAAGAGCTCTACGGCGTCCGTCACACCTGCCATTCCTATGGCAAACCGAATAGCTATCGATGTGGGATACCGACAAGTAAAGGCAGTAAGCGCCCGTTCAAGAATTTCTTTTCCATCAAGCGTTGCACCGGCTCGTACTTTTTCCGCTTCCGGTATTGCCCGATTGGAAAACTATCAAGTTACCATCGATGGAGAGCCTTTTTTCGTAGGGGATTTGGCTGAACGAGAGGCGAGCAACAGTCTTATTGAGCAAACAGAACGGACGAAGCACCACAATCAAGAACACGATGTCTTGATCTTGACAGCGGCTCGCCTCCTTAATGCAGAACCAGGTTGTCATCTTGCTGTTGGCTTGCCCATTGCCTACTTTGCTGACCAAAGAGTGGATCTGCAGAGAAGTCTCACTCAGTTAGAAGCCGAAGTTTCTGTCGACGGCATGAAACCTCGAGAAATCTTCTTCGATAACATTATCGTCTATCCCCAGGGCGCTGCCGCTTTGCTTACACTGAAGAGTTTACCCCAAGAAGGAATGGTTTCTTTAATCGATATTGGCCAACGCACGACCGATTATATTACCGCTCGTATTCAAGATGGACGCGTAACGCCTGTCCTCAGTCAAACGGGAAGCATTGAGATTGGTGTTGCCGATTATTATCGAGCCATCGGAGAGATCTACCAGGCACATACTGGCGCTCCCGCCAATGGTAATCGCATCCAAGATGTAATCAAGCGGCAAGGTCGGATCGCCTACCGCAGGAAAATCATCGATTTATCCGATGATATGCTCAAAGCTCAAACCATGATTGCCAAAGCAATTGGAGACCGTATTAAAAAGTCACTGGCTGAAATCCATTACGATTTAGATGCCATATACATGGCCGGCGGCGGTTCTCATGTATTTCCCCGTCTGGTTGAGGACATGCAGGCGACAGTGATTGAAGACCCCGTCTGGGCCAATTCACTGGGATTTTTGAAGCTGCTAGAATAG
- the gdhA gene encoding NADP-specific glutamate dehydrogenase, translating to MPIETKAYIEELYEKVEKRNPYEPEFQQAVKEFLYSLAPVLSKHPEYIEAAILERMVEPERLILFRVPWVDDQGKVHVNRGYRVQFNSALGPYKGGIRFHPSVNSSIIKFLGFEQIFKNALTGQPIGGGKGGSDFDPKGKSDGEIMRFVQSFMTELYRYLGPDVDVPAGDIGVGAKEVGYMFGQYKRIRGAYENGVLTGKGLTYGGSLGRKEATGYGTVYFVEEMLRSKDMSFEGRTVVVSGSGNVAIYAIEKAQEKGAKVVACSDSGGYIYDPEGIKLDTVKRLKEVEKKRISEYVKEHPQAQYHPGCSGIWSVPCHIALPCATQNEIDEASAKLLVANGLIALGEGANMPSTLEAMEVYLQSGILYGPAKAANAGGVAVSALEMAQNSMRYAWTFEEVDQKLQVIMKNIYENSMKASEEFGHPGNLVVGSNIAGFVKVADTMLAQGVV from the coding sequence ATGCCAATCGAAACAAAGGCTTACATCGAAGAACTCTATGAAAAGGTAGAGAAACGCAATCCTTATGAACCTGAGTTTCAACAAGCCGTTAAAGAATTTTTATACTCCCTTGCACCTGTCCTATCTAAGCATCCAGAATACATAGAAGCTGCTATTCTCGAAAGAATGGTAGAGCCTGAAAGACTGATTCTATTTCGAGTACCCTGGGTAGATGATCAAGGTAAGGTACACGTAAACCGTGGCTATCGCGTTCAGTTTAACAGTGCTTTGGGTCCCTATAAAGGTGGAATTCGCTTTCATCCTTCCGTCAATAGCAGCATTATTAAATTTTTGGGCTTTGAGCAAATCTTCAAAAACGCTTTAACGGGGCAACCCATTGGCGGCGGTAAAGGCGGTTCTGATTTCGATCCCAAAGGCAAGTCCGATGGCGAGATTATGCGCTTTGTCCAAAGTTTCATGACGGAACTCTATCGCTACCTCGGTCCCGATGTCGATGTTCCTGCTGGTGATATTGGTGTCGGCGCCAAGGAAGTTGGCTATATGTTTGGTCAATACAAACGCATTCGCGGCGCCTATGAAAATGGCGTGTTAACAGGCAAGGGACTTACCTATGGTGGTAGTCTGGGACGCAAGGAAGCAACTGGCTACGGTACCGTCTACTTTGTGGAAGAAATGCTACGTTCTAAAGACATGAGCTTTGAAGGTCGCACTGTTGTTGTATCAGGCTCGGGGAACGTCGCCATCTATGCCATAGAGAAAGCGCAAGAAAAAGGTGCCAAAGTTGTTGCCTGTAGCGATTCTGGTGGCTATATCTACGATCCAGAAGGCATTAAGCTCGATACGGTCAAGCGTTTAAAAGAAGTTGAGAAAAAGCGTATTAGCGAATACGTCAAAGAACATCCCCAGGCGCAGTATCATCCAGGCTGCAGTGGTATTTGGTCCGTGCCTTGCCATATTGCCTTGCCTTGTGCAACGCAAAATGAAATTGATGAAGCGTCCGCCAAACTGCTTGTCGCCAACGGCCTAATAGCCCTTGGAGAAGGCGCCAATATGCCTTCCACACTAGAAGCCATGGAAGTATATCTCCAAAGTGGTATCTTATATGGTCCTGCCAAAGCAGCCAACGCTGGTGGTGTTGCTGTTTCCGCTTTAGAAATGGCTCAAAATAGCATGCGCTACGCCTGGACCTTCGAAGAAGTCGATCAAAAACTCCAAGTCATCATGAAAAACATTTATGAAAATAGCATGAAAGCGTCTGAAGAATTTGGCCATCCCGGCAACCTTGTTGTAGGCTCTAATATTGCAGGCTTTGTTAAAGTGGCTGATACGATGCTTGCCCAAGGTGTTGTCTAG
- a CDS encoding [FeFe] hydrogenase, group A, whose amino-acid sequence MRTNTSRVRKARQRTVELLLSNHHRECTTCNRNLNCELQNVADDLAIRDIEPTGEVRRYEIHENNPAIKRDYNKCIHCRRCESICSKMQECHVYSAQNRGFETVIAPSFMRDLGEVACIMCGQCVIACPVGSLTDKENMSPVWKVLEDPRSHVVVQTAPSIQVTLGEEFGLPVGTVVTGKMVTALRRLGFDQVFATDFAADLTIMEEAYEFMERLEEGKLPFLTSCCPGWIKFCEHFYPQFIPNLSTCKSPMSMFGSLTRYYHGKKRDIPPENLISVAIMPCTAKKYEAARPEHSDGTRPHIDYVLTTRELAMMIRQAGLDFVKLPDSDYDAALGEYTGAGTIFGATGGVMEAALRTAYWAMSSGSKKMENSPDEQVREQTVEFREIRGQSGLKISSVRLGDREIKVAVAHGTGNARQILDAIIAGEKVDYVEIMACPGGCVGGGGQPILGGRDHRKISLDYRHNRSDALYNIDYSKKMRNSHENATVKKLYDTYLGHPGSEKAREILHTHYKARNLWR is encoded by the coding sequence GTGCGCACCAATACATCACGGGTTCGCAAGGCACGGCAAAGAACGGTAGAGCTGCTCTTGTCAAACCATCACCGTGAATGTACCACTTGCAACCGCAACCTTAACTGTGAACTGCAAAACGTTGCCGACGATCTGGCCATTCGAGACATTGAACCAACGGGAGAAGTGCGTCGCTACGAGATCCACGAGAACAATCCGGCCATAAAAAGAGACTACAACAAGTGTATTCACTGTCGTCGCTGTGAAAGTATTTGCTCTAAAATGCAAGAGTGTCATGTCTACTCCGCGCAGAATCGAGGTTTTGAAACAGTTATTGCCCCTTCCTTTATGCGCGATCTCGGCGAAGTGGCTTGCATTATGTGTGGTCAATGCGTAATAGCTTGTCCCGTCGGCTCTTTAACAGATAAAGAAAACATGAGCCCTGTCTGGAAAGTCTTGGAGGACCCGAGAAGTCATGTGGTGGTGCAGACAGCTCCTTCTATTCAAGTTACTTTGGGCGAAGAGTTTGGTCTGCCTGTTGGAACCGTCGTTACTGGTAAAATGGTGACGGCTTTGCGGCGACTGGGCTTTGATCAAGTCTTTGCCACTGATTTTGCAGCCGACTTGACAATTATGGAAGAAGCTTATGAGTTTATGGAGCGCTTAGAAGAAGGCAAGCTTCCCTTTCTGACCTCTTGCTGTCCTGGCTGGATCAAGTTTTGCGAACATTTTTATCCACAGTTTATCCCCAATCTATCCACATGCAAATCACCCATGTCCATGTTTGGCTCTTTAACTCGCTATTATCATGGTAAGAAAAGAGATATACCGCCAGAGAACTTGATTTCAGTGGCCATTATGCCTTGTACCGCTAAAAAGTATGAAGCAGCTCGGCCTGAACATAGCGATGGTACACGACCTCATATTGACTATGTTCTAACAACGAGAGAACTGGCCATGATGATTCGGCAAGCAGGCCTTGATTTTGTCAAACTGCCAGACAGTGACTATGATGCTGCTTTAGGCGAATACACCGGTGCTGGTACAATCTTTGGTGCTACTGGTGGTGTTATGGAAGCAGCCCTGCGTACGGCTTATTGGGCCATGAGCAGTGGCAGCAAAAAGATGGAAAATTCACCAGATGAGCAAGTCCGAGAGCAGACTGTAGAGTTTCGTGAGATTCGAGGACAGTCCGGCTTAAAAATATCATCGGTCCGATTGGGTGATCGAGAAATCAAAGTAGCTGTAGCCCACGGCACAGGCAATGCACGACAAATTCTGGATGCTATCATTGCTGGAGAAAAGGTGGATTACGTAGAAATCATGGCTTGTCCCGGTGGTTGTGTTGGCGGTGGCGGCCAACCTATCTTAGGAGGTCGTGATCACCGGAAAATATCTCTCGATTACCGCCATAACCGTTCCGATGCTCTCTACAATATTGACTACAGCAAAAAAATGCGCAACAGCCATGAAAATGCGACCGTAAAAAAACTTTACGACACCTACCTTGGTCACCCCGGCAGTGAAAAAGCCCGCGAAATCTTGCATACCCATTACAAAGCTCGAAATCTCTGGCGTTAG
- a CDS encoding 2Fe-2S iron-sulfur cluster-binding protein, whose product MQKRNKNRLLTVSEEDYEGAKTMEKHGSHRNSTKDTHSKATEKVKLQIDGIDVEVDKGLSLLEAARSIGINVPSLCYLKEINEIGACRVCLVEIEGQRTLQAACVYPSTEGWWCAPIHHGFARHGKER is encoded by the coding sequence ATGCAGAAACGGAATAAGAATCGTCTTTTGACTGTGTCTGAGGAAGATTATGAAGGAGCAAAGACAATGGAAAAGCATGGCTCCCATCGTAATAGCACCAAAGATACTCATTCCAAGGCGACGGAAAAAGTAAAGCTACAAATCGATGGCATTGACGTAGAAGTGGATAAAGGCCTTTCCTTGTTAGAAGCAGCCCGCTCCATCGGTATCAACGTTCCCAGTCTCTGTTATTTGAAAGAAATCAACGAGATTGGCGCTTGTCGTGTGTGTCTCGTTGAAATTGAAGGACAAAGAACGTTGCAAGCCGCCTGTGTCTATCCATCAACAGAAGGCTGGTGGTGCGCACCAATACATCACGGGTTCGCAAGGCACGGCAAAGAACGGTAG
- a CDS encoding NADH-quinone oxidoreductase subunit NuoF: MALQKIQSLEDLNQIKEKTLPFLSLRLQNHSTVPAPYSHSIMVCAGTGCLSSNSQKVKDRLVEEIKNRKLQDKVEIVKTGCFGFCELGPVVVVHPQGYFYCRVQPEDVTELFDNHIAQGKPVQRLLYKNPSTGEVTEKMDDNKFFQPQTRVSLRNCGVINPEELKEYIARDGYYALAKALMEMTPEEVVQAITASELRGRGGAGFPSGKKWAFTASVQQEMKYVVCNADEGDPGAFMDRSILEGDPHSILEAMAIAAYAVGAKEGYIYVRAEYPVAVERLERAIEDALQTGLLGENILGTGFSFTVEIRLGAGAFVCGEETALLRSVTGQRGEPRSRPPYPAVSGLWEKPTLLNNVETYANIPQIILQGPAWFASMGTEGSKGTKIFSLAGKINNTGLIEVPMGTTLRTIVYDIGGGIPQGKSFKAIQTGGPSGGCLPTEHLDKPIDYDSLTEIGSMMGSGGLIVMDESDCMVDIARFYLEFTQDESCGKCTPCRIGTKRLLEIVTGITEGRGSLSDLDMLVELGHDIQEASLCGLGQTAPNPVLSTLEYFRDEYEAHIKEKRCPAGVCKALARHEIDLEKCISCSICTKHCPVQAISGERKIKPFTINPDICTNCGICVEKCPPKAILRR, translated from the coding sequence ATGGCTTTGCAAAAAATTCAATCCTTAGAAGATTTGAATCAGATCAAAGAAAAAACACTACCTTTTCTATCGTTGCGCTTACAAAATCATTCTACCGTCCCAGCACCCTATAGCCATAGCATTATGGTCTGTGCAGGAACAGGCTGCTTGTCAAGCAACAGCCAAAAAGTAAAAGACCGCCTTGTCGAAGAAATAAAAAACCGCAAACTACAAGACAAAGTAGAAATCGTCAAAACAGGTTGCTTTGGCTTTTGTGAATTAGGGCCTGTCGTAGTTGTTCATCCCCAGGGCTATTTCTATTGCCGCGTACAGCCAGAAGATGTAACAGAACTTTTTGACAACCATATTGCCCAGGGCAAGCCTGTTCAGCGTCTTCTATATAAAAATCCATCGACCGGTGAAGTTACCGAAAAAATGGATGATAATAAATTTTTCCAACCTCAGACTCGTGTCTCTCTTCGAAACTGTGGCGTTATCAATCCAGAAGAGCTCAAAGAGTATATTGCTCGTGACGGTTATTATGCCTTGGCCAAAGCCTTGATGGAGATGACACCCGAAGAAGTGGTACAAGCTATCACTGCTTCAGAACTCCGCGGTCGTGGCGGTGCTGGCTTTCCTTCAGGCAAAAAGTGGGCTTTTACCGCTTCTGTGCAACAAGAAATGAAGTATGTTGTCTGTAACGCCGATGAAGGCGATCCTGGTGCCTTCATGGATCGCAGTATCTTAGAAGGCGATCCTCATTCTATCCTAGAAGCCATGGCCATTGCAGCCTATGCTGTTGGCGCCAAAGAAGGCTATATCTATGTACGAGCTGAATACCCTGTCGCCGTCGAAAGGCTAGAGCGAGCCATCGAGGACGCTTTGCAAACGGGCTTGCTCGGTGAAAATATTTTAGGAACAGGCTTTTCTTTTACCGTAGAAATTCGCTTAGGCGCCGGTGCTTTTGTCTGTGGCGAAGAAACGGCACTGCTCCGCTCTGTTACAGGCCAGCGCGGGGAACCACGCTCTCGCCCACCTTATCCCGCTGTGTCCGGCCTTTGGGAAAAACCAACGCTTCTTAATAATGTAGAGACCTATGCCAATATTCCTCAGATAATCTTGCAAGGACCTGCCTGGTTTGCCAGTATGGGAACGGAAGGTAGCAAGGGAACGAAGATTTTTTCCTTGGCCGGTAAAATTAATAATACTGGACTTATCGAAGTACCCATGGGCACCACCTTACGGACCATCGTCTATGACATCGGCGGCGGCATTCCTCAAGGTAAATCATTTAAAGCCATCCAAACAGGCGGTCCTTCTGGCGGTTGTTTGCCGACTGAACATCTTGATAAACCGATTGATTATGACAGCTTAACCGAAATTGGCTCCATGATGGGCTCTGGCGGTCTTATCGTCATGGATGAAAGTGACTGTATGGTCGACATTGCTCGCTTTTATCTAGAGTTTACACAAGACGAATCTTGTGGAAAGTGTACGCCTTGTCGCATAGGTACCAAGCGGTTGCTCGAAATAGTGACAGGAATTACAGAAGGGCGTGGTTCTTTATCCGATCTAGATATGCTCGTAGAGTTGGGTCATGACATTCAAGAAGCCTCTCTCTGTGGGCTAGGCCAAACAGCGCCGAACCCTGTATTAAGTACACTTGAGTATTTTCGAGACGAATATGAAGCTCATATCAAAGAAAAGCGTTGCCCTGCCGGTGTATGTAAAGCTTTGGCTCGTCATGAAATTGATCTAGAAAAATGCATCAGCTGTAGCATTTGCACCAAGCATTGCCCCGTACAGGCGATTTCAGGAGAACGTAAGATAAAACCTTTCACCATTAATCCTGACATTTGTACCAACTGTGGTATTTGTGTTGAAAAGTGTCCTCCGAAAGCCATTCTGCGTCGTTAA
- a CDS encoding NADH-quinone oxidoreductase subunit NuoE family protein, with the protein MESQKEYVHEHEWKALVRTYEELIPDKEVRTKIDEIIEEYSEQPGQLIRVLQRSQEIVGYLPEEVQCYIAARMDLPVSEVAGVVSFYSLFSTEPKGKFTISVCLGTACYVKGAQDIVDAIKENLSIDVKETTPDGLFTLEGSRCIGACGLAPVLSINEKIYGRVKKEDIPTILASYKKTEPEEPKE; encoded by the coding sequence ATGGAATCTCAAAAAGAGTATGTTCATGAACATGAATGGAAAGCACTTGTACGAACCTATGAAGAGCTCATTCCTGATAAAGAAGTAAGAACAAAAATTGATGAAATAATAGAAGAATATAGCGAGCAACCAGGCCAACTGATTCGAGTGTTACAAAGAAGCCAGGAAATAGTAGGCTACTTGCCTGAAGAAGTTCAGTGCTATATTGCCGCTCGCATGGATCTGCCTGTCAGTGAAGTCGCTGGTGTCGTTAGCTTTTATAGCTTATTCTCTACAGAGCCTAAAGGCAAATTTACCATTTCTGTCTGTTTAGGTACGGCTTGCTATGTCAAAGGAGCGCAAGATATTGTTGATGCCATCAAAGAAAATTTATCCATTGACGTAAAAGAAACAACACCCGATGGCCTCTTTACTTTAGAAGGCAGCCGCTGCATTGGTGCCTGTGGCCTAGCGCCGGTACTATCGATCAATGAAAAAATCTATGGTCGCGTCAAAAAAGAAGATATTCCTACTATACTCGCTTCTTATAAAAAAACAGAACCAGAAGAGCCAAAAGAATAA